The Penaeus chinensis breed Huanghai No. 1 chromosome 12, ASM1920278v2, whole genome shotgun sequence DNA segment gtgtgtgtgtgtatgtatgcatatatatatatatatatatatatatatatatatatatatatatatatatataaaaataaataaatatatatatatgtatgttatatatacacattgatgtgtgtgtgtgtgtgtgcgtgtgtgtgtgtgtgtgtgtgtgtgtgtgtgtgtgtgtgtgtgtgtgtgtgtgtgtgtgtgtgtgtgtgtgtgtgtgtgtgtgtgtgtgtgtgtgtgtgtgcgcgtgtgtgtgtgcatgtgcgtgtgcgtgtacatgtttgtgtgtgtgtgtgtgtgtgtgtgtgtgtgtgtgtgtgtgtgtgtgtgtgtgtgtgtgtgtgtgggtgggtgggtgtatgtgtgcgtgtgcgtgtgcttgtgcgtgtgcgtgtttgtgtgcgtgtacgtgtgtgtgtgtgtgtgtgttcgcgtgcctgcgcgtgcgtgtgcgtgcatgtgcgctcatgtgcgtgtgtgtgtgtgttatacaaatatataaatacatgaaaaataaacatacacaataacatacacatgtgtattcatgcatatatatatatatatgtatgtatgtgtgtgtgtgtgtgtgtgtgtgtgtgtgtgtgtgtgtgtgtgtgtgtgtgtgtgtgtgtgtgtgtgtatgtatatgtatatatgtatgaatatatatatatatatatatatatatatatatatatatatatatatatattatatatatattatatatatatatattatatatatattaaatatatatattatatatatattatatattaaatatatatattatatatatatatatacatatatatatatatatatatatatatatatatatatatatatattatatgtatatatatatatatatatatatttatatatttatatatatttatatatttatatatacatatatatatatatatatatatatatatatatatatatatatatatatacacatacacatatacatatacatatacatatacatatacatatatatatatatatatatatatatatatatatatatatatatatatatatatatatatatatattatatgtatttttatatatatatatataaatattatatgtgtgtgtgtatatatatatatatatatatatatatatatatatttatatatatatatatcatatgtatatatatattatatgtatatatttatgtgtgtatatatatatatatatatataatcatatgtatatatatattatatgtatatatttatgtgtgtatatatatatatatatatatatatatatatatatatatatatataatcatatgtatatatatattatatgtatatatttatgtgtgtatatatatatatatatatatatatatatatatatatatatcatatgtgtatatatatattatatgtatatatttatgtgtatgtatatatatatatatatatatatatatatatatatatatatatatatattacataaacatatatatattttttataaatcatGAAATAATAACTTGATCATAATACAAGTAGCTCCTCAATGTAAAATGATTGATGCATGATTATTTGATACTTAACAGAggctaatagtttttttttatttttacatttgacatttgttttccacttttttttctgttcatttcccttttcctttccttttaggtAACATAATCCAATACTTTTCTATATACCAACTGCTGAAATTTCATTGTAATTTTCCCCATCAATGTGTTGCATGTAATATGTTGTGAACACAGTTATTGACTTAGAACTTTtgactgttattattcttgtgtGACTAATAAAGTTGTGCTCTTGATAAGCAGCATGACTGGTGAGGTAATGTGAAACAAGCAGCCTTCAACAGCATCCACTCAAGGTTCGTGTTGTGACTTATTCCTGTTCATGATAGatagggagagtgtgtgtgtgtgtgggcgagaggaagtatgtacatctgtatgaGTGTTTGCTTTTGTGATAATAATTTTGGAAAAGATAGTCAGGTTCATTGTTAAATGTTAATTAAGATGAATACACTTACAAGTTGTCATGTTGCAAAAAGATTAGTTTTGTGTTATATAAGAAAGGGATTGgttagacataaatagatatttgtatcTTATGGTTCATGCCTCCAGAATTGTAATTAATGATTTTGAATAAAATGTATAGCTTATTGTTCATTTAATTACGCCTGTAGAAATTCAGaatgttaatgttttgttttgtaacaAGTTTAAAATTTTATTGTCGTTTAATTTGCTTGTaggaatttatttattcatgaatagTTTATTATTCTAGGATTCTTGGTACAAATCagggaaaacagaaaattaatatTAGTAGTTATAATGAACTTGGACCAATTGTGtgttaaaagtgtttttttttatttctactacCTTGAATCATTTGTACATCTTAATTACTGAAAGTCCAGTTGTCATAAgtattttaaagaaatatgaatTATCAGTTTGAGTAACTTTGAAAATAGAGAACATTAGAACACTTGTACATCTTACATTGCATATACATTTTCATGAAATGCATTGACAGTAGAtgatactagatagatagatagatagatagatagctttttgttttttcattcctttatgctctcattgccttttctctttctccctagtcCTGATGACTGGAATGTGGCAGTGGTAGTGTGTGGCACACGAACAGACACTGGAGGAACGGGTGGAAGACAAGTTTCAGAAGTGGATGGCAAAAACTGGGCGGAGAAACACAGCTTTTCGCACGTGTTGACATCAGCTGCTCTCGGCAATGGAATCACACAAGCTTTCCACGTGAGTCCAGGCATGAACCAAGAGAGTTAGGGAACGAACTTTTAGCAGTGTATGATTACATGGTGGTATGATAGACTTGATAAACAGATTGGGTAGAAGTTGATTTTAGCTGAATGAGGGGgtagttttggtttgtttttttgttttatttaagagtAAGGACACTGATACTTcggaaaatgaaaaaggggaaagatgagatTAATAGgatgaagaatgaaagaataagaatagccCAAAAACATATTTTTAGATTAATTTGATGCAAAGACTTTTATGGGGTGCCAAACATTAGGAAGGCCTTTGTACTTTTGAAATAGATCTCATGGTttatagcttaaaaaaaaaaaaaaaatttaagttctggtttgtgttatatatttaacttgacttttttttcttaacatcacATGTGTAAAAGATGCCACAAGGGACTGCATTTCACTACTtttgtttcttcatatttttctgaaTTATTTCTTTTCACAATGTGcactttttttattcatgttttgggTTGAGTATTTAAGCCACCTTTCATTCTATACAAGCTGGCTCATTTAGATGAACACGTTTATGGTAATAGGGAACAtggaacagtgataacaataaaaaactcaaaatgatgataatccatGGCAGTGGTAATAGTGACATGTAAAGGACTGCAAGCATAAAGTACCATTGTTATctccatttatcattattatatttattcatgttcttACAGACACTCTTCGTACAAGCACTGCAGCTGAAGGAAGGGGTCCGTAGGCCAGGAGTTGTCTCAGGTTCAATTGACCCTGAAGTGGTGCAGGCCATTCACCGTTTGACACACGCAATCGATGACTTTGACAAGATGGGCATCAGTCGGCGGGCATTCTCTAGGTGAGTGGATAGTGTAATAAATAGTTGTAGGTTGAAGATTGGTATAGAGAAAGGGTAATCATGTAAGAGACAGGGATATAGTTAGCAAGCAGATGGTGATGCATAGAATTAATTTAGTTTGAGTGAAGTCTTTTTGAATGTTTATAAGGTAGGGTGCAGGAAATCATATCCAGATATTAAAAAAGAGTTAACTGGGCCATTAACAAAGATTTGTCAGCACGCAGCTATTTCTCAATTTGCACCCAGCTTGTTCATATTTCAAACACCACTTTGGGCACTAAATCAGTCTTAGCTggtgtaatttttaaaaaattatttgcaAAAACTGGATGTTTCGCGGTACAATTATTACCTGTATCCAATCATGTTGTCAAACAAATGATATTGCTACTctttgataaagataaaaagttcCCTCTAACAGGATGATCTAGTCTATGTTATAATGCAGTGCCATCTGTAATTCTATCCAGTACATTCTGACCATTTGGTTAAAGAAAAATGTACTAATGTATCTATATTGAATTGTGTTGCTAGTGCCTTTTTTCTAGATTGTCAATAttgaatttcttttctcttcctcttcttcttcctcctcttccccttcttcttcttcttcttcttcttcttttcctctgtatatatcattatcattcatatttatctTCACTTTTATCCTCAACCTCCTCCAAGATGTAGATTTTTCTGCAGTATATTGTTTGAGGAACTAGTTTTCTCCTATTAAAGAATTACTAATGTGATAAGaagacttttttttaattatcatcctaCCCTTCTGTACTTGGCAGGGATGAGGTGAACAAATCGTACCGTCGCTTGGCAGCTCTCGTACATCCTGACAAATGCAAAGCACCCGGGGCAGAGGAAGCATTCAAGGCTCTCACACAGGCAAGAGGCAACCTTCTGAGGATCATGCAAGAAACCACAGTCTGAATTAGTATTTAGTGActatttaagtttattttttgtttatacgtatttttgtttagttttcaaGAAGTGAgcttcgtgtttttatttttatttatttacagatttatTTAAGATTTGAATTATTCAGTTTTTccgcctttccttcttttttattttttatttatttattttttttctccctttttattattttatttttgttttcgggATTAACtgaatcattatttctttctttcttttcatacttttctttccttttttattttggttatctgatttttctttttttttctctcttttttttctgtgtcttcagTTGTACTTGATTGAAATTAGTGTAGTTATGCTGTGGAGTAATGTTTGAAATATATAAAGCAGCtgatttgatgatggtgatgatgatgatgatgtgtatatatttgggcTTAAGGCAGGAGAAATCAAAATGCAAAAGTTGTCAAAAGGAATAGAGTTTCTTCAACagaattggaaagaaaaaaaatgagacaacgAGAAAAGTTTGCACTTTGGTTTTATTGAAAGTGTAGAATATGCATTTAGCAAAAgctgatttttttaaatgtttgttaCAGTTTTTAATTCTGTGTAGGCttttaatgtttatgatattagAGGAAATAAAGTATATTTGTACAATTTTGTTACCATAGATATGGATATTGTGATGGATATATACCAGGTAttcaatgttttgtttgtttttcaggaaatcctgtattattgttgtttatagaaAGTGATTTTAAAAAGGGTGAAATATGAACATAGGATGTAAATACAAACTTACAGTTAAGGTCATGTAATACCTGGAAATTATTTGATATATGATAAAACATTAAGGATGAAACTTGAAAAGCTGAACCTCTTGAAAAATatctttatagtttttttttttttttttttttttgttgttttttttttttactttctttcattctttcctctctttctttctatctatttttttctcatttttctttttttttacttttacttttactttggcTTAAGGGGGAAAGGGTTTGGGTGAAAGATCTTGGATTTATATGATATGCTTTGCTTATTCTTATTAAATTATACTTTTTTATGACCATTTTATAAACAACAGGTGATTGAAAGTTGTATCAGCAGACAAGATTAGAGTGGAATGTACTGATTTATGTAATGCAAATTTCAATTTGTGCCATATGCAATCGTGGTTTAGTATTTCGTATCTTTAAAAGGTTGTAGATTTTGTGAAACCTCATTTAAGTGTGTATTGTTGTCAAATACAAATGTTAGTAGAAAACCTGTAATACATGAAAAGGATTTATTGAAAGATGAAAAGGTAATAGTCTCATCATTCAGTTAAAACTATCACATGTATAGTGGGTTTTGCTACCATTATATCAATATGGTAGAGTGTTCTGTCATTCAGTTCAGATGTTGTATGTTCCagagataagaataaaaaagaaaaaataattttcattttgcttctgctCTCATTGCTTTTGGGAGTTTTCACAATTAGGACTTTTTCACGAGTCATTTTACTGTTTggaagatgtatgtgtgtaatgtgataatttatttctttattattattattttattatatttttcatttattattttttttttttattattattatcagaactgTATTATGTTTAGGTCATATTTATAGCAACATTTGATTTGGTTAAAGCTTCAACActcttcatattttgttttaaagGCTTATGAATGAGTCATtagttctctctcttcatattatGTTACCATTTTCAAGAAACTTTAAATGAGGCCATATTTACAGATAATTATTCATTGATAAATTTATACTTATTGCATGCTGTGACAAGGCGTTATTGATTGATTTGAAtaaattttttgtttctttttaaacTAGTTTTCATAACCTATATAAGTCCTATTTTGGCTCCCTTCACATGTAACAGACTCACAGGAAAaggtaaaagacaaaaaatttaaatatgaaataaagataacttCTGTACTATCAATAGGATATAAATCTATCTTTTCTTTAACTTGTACAATCCAGGTGCCTCACATTCCACACGCGGATCAAAATCCAGCCAATGGACTTACTTGAATAGTGACTCTCCCTGGTGTGTGGCTTGTGGTCCGAGCCAACACAAACACTCGTGTGCAGAATAACAATTCCTTGCATCTTCTTAGTAAAGTCATTATGTCTTATTcagccaaatattttttttactgttttgccTATTTCTTTAATTGCCATTTGTTATCTTGTATCAAGAT contains these protein-coding regions:
- the LOC125031118 gene encoding dnaJ homolog subfamily C member 27-like; this encodes MDNQNGSKQVPRIRILSLGNPGVGKSCLIKRYCEKRFVNKYIPTVGIDYGSTTVDVDGRKISVHFFDTSGSPLFEEVRTEFYRDMQGILLTYDVTDRSSFIALDAWMAELRHNLGGPDDWNVAVVVCGTRTDTGGTGGRQVSEVDGKNWAEKHSFSHVLTSAALGNGITQAFHTLFVQALQLKEGVRRPGVVSGSIDPEVVQAIHRLTHAIDDFDKMGISRRAFSRDEVNKSYRRLAALVHPDKCKAPGAEEAFKALTQARGNLLRIMQETTV